From a single Prochlorococcus sp. MIT 0603 genomic region:
- a CDS encoding TMEM165/GDT1 family protein, producing MTYTTTLFISTFITIFIAELGDKTQLATMAISGSSQKPMAVFIGSSIALVLATAIGVLLGGTFSSLIPSYIIEFIAAIGFLIIGISLWIAAPGEET from the coding sequence ATGACCTATACAACTACACTATTCATTTCGACCTTTATCACTATATTCATAGCTGAGTTAGGAGACAAAACACAATTAGCGACTATGGCTATTAGTGGCTCAAGTCAGAAGCCTATGGCAGTTTTCATTGGTTCATCAATCGCACTAGTTCTTGCTACTGCTATAGGTGTTTTGTTAGGGGGTACTTTTTCTAGCTTAATTCCTTCTTATATAATTGAATTTATTGCAGCTATAGGATTTCTCATCATCGGTATCAGTCTTTGGATAGCAGCACCAGGTGAAGAGACTTAA